The following are encoded together in the Candidatus Hinthialibacter antarcticus genome:
- a CDS encoding GspE/PulE family protein: protein MSGLLESMVEQKQLSVADAEKLFALIDQGSVQADSEEDVLHWLAVEYQLPITSLQDVPIDRQLLSEFPARVLLKEELLPLQRTNGSVDIATSRLFATDGFDALRSMTQLKLQPVLAPRESILRELKERLGVGADTIDSLDDDLNLQIVEESSDDNVDLDQAAGDASIIKFVNQVFSDAIDLRATDIHMEPFEDELRIRYRIDGVLQSVPVPSQIKRFQPAIVSRVKILSHLNIAEKRLPQDGRIKIRIKDGEVDVRVSIIPMLHGEAVVMRLLRQDSSILALSELHMAEREDQLFRSILELPHGIVLVTGPTGSGKTTSLYTALSEINDSERKIITIEDPIEYQLKGINQIQVSEKSGLTFARGLRSILRHDPDVILIGEIRDEETAQIAVQASLTGHLVFSTLHTNDAPGAITRLIDMGVEPYLVASSLEAILAQRLVRVLCPHCKQEDHTEKTHALRQRLEIQSDAVIYQATGCEECRQTGFHGRRAVFEMMGMTNEIREMVLNEHSSGVIRQAALRSGMNTLSQDGWRLVVQGATTVNEVLRVTKDEGVKA, encoded by the coding sequence ATGTCGGGTTTGTTAGAATCAATGGTCGAACAGAAGCAACTGTCGGTTGCTGATGCAGAGAAACTGTTTGCGTTAATCGACCAGGGCAGCGTTCAAGCCGACTCGGAGGAAGATGTTTTACATTGGCTGGCGGTCGAGTATCAACTCCCCATCACATCCCTACAGGATGTGCCCATCGACCGCCAGCTACTTTCTGAATTTCCCGCGCGCGTCTTGTTGAAAGAAGAATTACTGCCGCTGCAGCGCACCAACGGCTCGGTCGATATCGCCACCAGCCGATTGTTTGCGACAGACGGCTTCGATGCGCTGCGTTCGATGACTCAATTAAAATTGCAACCAGTGCTGGCGCCGCGCGAAAGCATTTTGCGCGAGCTCAAAGAGCGCTTGGGCGTAGGCGCCGACACCATCGACTCGCTCGACGACGACCTGAACCTGCAAATCGTTGAAGAATCGTCTGACGACAACGTCGACCTCGACCAGGCCGCCGGAGACGCCTCGATCATTAAATTCGTCAACCAGGTGTTCAGCGACGCCATCGACTTGCGCGCGACCGATATTCACATGGAGCCGTTTGAAGATGAACTGCGCATCCGCTACCGCATCGACGGCGTGTTGCAGAGCGTACCGGTGCCGTCGCAGATCAAACGCTTTCAGCCCGCGATTGTCTCTCGCGTTAAAATCCTCAGCCATTTGAATATCGCCGAGAAGCGCCTGCCCCAGGACGGGCGCATTAAAATCCGCATTAAAGACGGCGAAGTCGACGTGCGTGTTTCCATCATCCCCATGCTGCACGGCGAAGCAGTGGTCATGCGGCTCTTGCGGCAGGATTCATCCATCCTGGCGCTAAGCGAACTGCACATGGCCGAGCGCGAAGACCAACTCTTTCGCAGCATTCTTGAATTACCGCACGGCATCGTGTTGGTCACCGGGCCGACCGGCAGCGGGAAAACCACATCGTTGTATACCGCGCTGAGCGAGATTAACGACAGCGAGCGCAAGATCATCACCATCGAAGACCCGATTGAATACCAGCTCAAAGGCATTAACCAGATTCAGGTGTCAGAGAAATCCGGCCTCACCTTTGCGCGGGGGCTGCGCTCGATTCTGCGCCACGACCCCGATGTGATTCTGATCGGTGAAATTCGCGATGAAGAAACCGCCCAGATCGCCGTGCAAGCCTCGTTGACCGGCCACCTGGTTTTCTCGACCCTACACACCAACGACGCCCCCGGCGCGATTACGCGCTTGATCGACATGGGCGTCGAGCCTTACCTGGTCGCCTCGTCGCTGGAAGCGATTCTGGCGCAACGGCTGGTGCGGGTGTTGTGTCCTCATTGCAAGCAGGAAGACCATACCGAAAAAACCCATGCGTTGCGTCAGCGCTTAGAGATACAAAGCGACGCCGTGATCTATCAAGCCACTGGCTGCGAAGAATGCCGCCAGACCGGCTTCCATGGACGCCGGGCAGTATTCGAGATGATGGGCATGACCAACGAAATTCGTGAGATGGTTTTAAATGAACATTCGTCCGGCGTCATCCGCCAGGCGGCGCTGCGTTCAGGCATGAACACGCTCAGCCAAGACGGATGGAGGCTGGTCGTGCAGGGCGCGACCACCGTCAACGAAGTCTTGCGCGTGACCAAAGACGAGGGCGTTAAAGCGTAA
- a CDS encoding secretin N-terminal domain-containing protein, giving the protein MKAATLSLMLTTLLFIQQTSFAQEEAPKPTPNGDNEILLNFRGASLDAVLDYLSEIAGFVIVKQTDVSGQIDVWSRQPLSQDEAINLLNTVLHEKGYAAIRNGRILTIVDRDDAIKKDIPVKTGNNPDLVPKTDEMITQIIPVRYTDALALIDNLSPLLADYATMTANESSNAVIITDTQANIHRMMAIIRALDTSISGISAINVYPLQYTDAAELADIVNQLFEVEDSDNNRGRGGGGPGGFFGRGGPRGGDEEQSDSEARKAASRVVAVADENTNALIVSAPEEYMATISELIRQVDTAVSDLTEIQVFRLEYADAYEMAEQIEELFPDDSSQDQNAAAPRFGPGAFFGRGGGGPQQSQQDNSERQLQQATVRSVADPRTNSVVVFAAQETMQQIEQMIKRLDSDTSKKQRVFVYRLEFADVDNVAEILRNIFESQNTNINRTADTNQNTLSNRSVNLDTGATQRFN; this is encoded by the coding sequence ATGAAAGCCGCAACCCTAAGCCTCATGTTGACGACCTTGCTTTTTATACAACAAACTTCGTTCGCTCAGGAGGAGGCGCCCAAGCCAACGCCAAACGGCGACAATGAAATCCTCTTGAATTTTCGCGGGGCCAGCCTGGACGCGGTGCTCGACTACCTCAGCGAAATCGCCGGGTTCGTGATCGTCAAACAAACAGACGTCTCAGGCCAAATTGACGTCTGGAGCCGCCAGCCCTTAAGCCAGGACGAAGCGATCAACCTGCTAAACACCGTGTTGCATGAAAAAGGCTACGCCGCCATCCGCAACGGGCGCATCCTCACCATCGTCGACCGGGACGACGCCATTAAAAAAGACATCCCGGTCAAGACGGGCAACAACCCCGATCTGGTACCCAAAACCGACGAAATGATTACGCAAATCATTCCCGTCCGTTACACAGACGCGCTTGCGCTCATCGACAACCTATCGCCGCTGTTGGCTGATTACGCAACCATGACCGCCAACGAAAGCAGCAACGCCGTCATCATCACCGACACTCAAGCGAACATCCATCGCATGATGGCGATCATCCGCGCTCTCGACACGTCGATCTCCGGCATCTCAGCGATTAATGTTTATCCGCTGCAATACACCGATGCGGCCGAACTCGCCGACATTGTCAATCAACTATTTGAAGTCGAAGATTCCGACAACAACCGCGGACGCGGCGGCGGCGGCCCCGGCGGGTTCTTTGGCCGAGGCGGCCCGCGGGGCGGCGATGAAGAACAAAGCGACAGCGAAGCCCGCAAAGCAGCGTCTCGCGTAGTGGCGGTCGCCGACGAAAACACCAACGCCCTCATCGTCAGCGCGCCCGAAGAATACATGGCGACGATTTCAGAACTCATCCGCCAGGTTGACACGGCGGTCTCCGATCTCACCGAGATTCAGGTGTTCCGCCTCGAATACGCCGACGCCTATGAAATGGCTGAACAGATCGAAGAACTCTTCCCTGACGACTCGAGTCAAGACCAAAATGCGGCCGCGCCCCGTTTTGGGCCAGGAGCATTCTTCGGACGAGGCGGCGGTGGGCCGCAGCAATCGCAACAAGACAACAGCGAGCGCCAGTTGCAACAAGCCACCGTACGCAGCGTCGCCGATCCGCGCACCAATTCGGTCGTCGTGTTCGCCGCGCAAGAAACCATGCAGCAAATCGAACAGATGATCAAACGCCTGGATTCAGACACCTCAAAAAAACAACGCGTGTTCGTCTATCGGCTTGAGTTCGCGGATGTGGACAACGTCGCTGAAATTCTGCGCAATATTTTTGAATCGCAAAACACCAACATCAACCGGACGGCGGACACCAACCAAAACACGCTGTCCAACCGCTCCGTCAATCTCGATACCGGCGCAACCCAGCGGTTTAATTAA
- a CDS encoding prepilin-type N-terminal cleavage/methylation domain-containing protein: MMTLTIGRKRNNRSAAQGFTLIEMILVMGLLTIIALISAPSLSRFFRGNEMLDEARQFLALTRYARAQAVSTGVPMLMWIDSPRQEYGLRPQPGYELETDENIGFELPDDIEFELYPINTDKDGMNYFVFDAEGGIDAQNVKLLHFQRSNEKNEDGIIIVQSLLRPEFEIVDEDDADLSYYIQ, encoded by the coding sequence ATGATGACATTAACAATTGGACGAAAAAGAAATAACCGGAGCGCCGCGCAAGGCTTCACCCTGATCGAGATGATCTTGGTGATGGGCCTGTTGACCATCATTGCTCTGATTTCAGCGCCGTCATTATCGCGCTTTTTTCGCGGCAACGAGATGCTCGATGAAGCCCGCCAGTTCTTAGCGCTGACCCGCTACGCCCGCGCGCAAGCGGTTTCGACCGGCGTCCCGATGCTTATGTGGATCGACTCTCCGCGCCAGGAATACGGCCTGAGACCACAGCCGGGCTATGAATTAGAGACCGACGAGAACATCGGCTTTGAATTGCCGGACGATATTGAATTTGAACTGTATCCCATAAACACCGACAAAGACGGCATGAATTATTTTGTGTTCGACGCCGAGGGCGGCATCGATGCGCAAAATGTAAAATTACTTCACTTTCAACGCAGCAACGAAAAAAACGAAGACGGAATCATCATCGTACAATCGTTGTTGCGCCCGGAATTTGAGATCGTGGATGAAGATGATGCGGATTTATCGTACTACATCCAATAA
- the pilM gene encoding pilus assembly protein PilM, producing MEGVSAVIGSQSSVYKSIIGIEFERESVKAVSAVKNGHGLKIKKTLSAPIEADWLLSNPDRLGEEIRAQFAQVGIQESHCMICLPLQWILKHRIEVPDLSPEDLQNYIRLQAERAFPFPLDELSLSTTWYQTSDGKRFASIAAVRLSHIETLRAVCKKAKLTPVSFTIGLPPDSKDAQCENAVFLKKREDGIDCQIIRQGKMIGFRFLETNWTHDLQDAVPALFRDIRVTLSELPLSVQTAIRTLVICGPQEWVDDFSRHAAPFADAMNMRRLQFNTLPQQPAVMNGDAYWISPIYQAANQFVRDKKAQIEFLPPKVNRLKQWASKISSRGSLLAGASVSIVLVVVIAALLYQHFTWSGLNSRWEKIRDQVDEVSLIQNNVRQFRPWFDESLPVLSSIQSLVEAFPEEGSVWVKIIEIDGNQAISCSGFTRDNRALSEMLNRLYQDERIQNLNLEQRLGEAPTTFTFKFQWIGN from the coding sequence ATGGAAGGAGTCAGCGCTGTGATTGGTTCGCAGTCATCGGTATATAAATCTATCATCGGCATCGAATTTGAGCGCGAATCGGTCAAAGCGGTTTCTGCGGTTAAAAACGGGCATGGATTAAAAATCAAAAAAACGCTCAGTGCCCCCATCGAAGCCGATTGGCTTTTGTCGAATCCCGACCGATTGGGCGAAGAAATTCGCGCACAATTCGCCCAAGTGGGCATTCAAGAATCGCATTGCATGATCTGCCTGCCGCTGCAATGGATTTTGAAACACCGTATCGAAGTCCCCGACTTGTCCCCCGAGGATTTACAAAATTACATCCGCCTGCAAGCCGAGCGCGCGTTTCCCTTCCCGCTCGATGAGTTGTCGCTCTCAACCACCTGGTATCAAACCAGCGACGGCAAGCGCTTTGCGTCGATTGCGGCCGTGCGTTTGTCGCACATTGAAACGCTGCGCGCCGTTTGCAAAAAAGCCAAACTCACGCCGGTGAGTTTCACCATCGGGCTGCCGCCGGATTCAAAAGACGCCCAATGCGAAAACGCCGTGTTCCTTAAAAAGCGAGAAGACGGCATTGATTGCCAGATCATCCGCCAAGGCAAAATGATCGGCTTTCGTTTTCTTGAAACCAACTGGACGCATGATTTACAAGACGCCGTCCCCGCGCTGTTTCGCGACATTCGCGTAACCCTCAGCGAACTTCCGCTTTCAGTGCAAACCGCAATCCGCACTCTCGTGATCTGCGGCCCGCAAGAATGGGTCGACGATTTCAGCCGCCATGCGGCCCCGTTTGCGGATGCAATGAACATGCGCCGGCTTCAGTTCAACACGCTGCCGCAGCAGCCGGCGGTGATGAACGGCGACGCCTATTGGATCAGCCCCATCTATCAAGCGGCTAACCAATTCGTCCGTGACAAAAAAGCCCAGATCGAGTTTCTTCCGCCCAAAGTGAACCGGCTCAAACAATGGGCGTCAAAAATTTCTTCGCGCGGCAGCCTGCTCGCGGGCGCGTCAGTCTCAATCGTGCTGGTTGTCGTCATCGCCGCGCTGCTTTATCAGCATTTCACCTGGTCGGGCCTGAATTCCCGTTGGGAGAAAATCCGCGACCAGGTAGATGAAGTCAGCCTCATTCAAAACAACGTCAGGCAATTTCGCCCGTGGTTTGACGAATCGCTGCCGGTCTTATCGAGCATTCAGAGCCTGGTCGAAGCGTTCCCTGAAGAAGGCAGCGTATGGGTGAAGATCATTGAGATCGACGGAAACCAGGCGATTTCCTGTTCCGGCTTCACCCGCGACAATCGGGCGCTTTCAGAAATGCTGAACCGCTTATATCAAGACGAGCGCATCCAAAACTTAAATCTCGAACAACGGCTCGGCGAAGCGCCTACTACATTCACCTTTAAATTTCAGTGGATCGGCAACTAA
- a CDS encoding type II secretion system protein GspJ, with the protein MKRVKRNIPGERGFTLIELLSATAISAILIISLNTVLYNAFNMRDRSYESVSRTSAQQYAVSVMKRDLKQMLPPSEALESEIIGEDIGGRDMPISQLEFYTTSGAFDSSQPWSDVQRVEYTLKEIPAMYESGVGPEDSLYLVRSIEQNVLAQTDDEPPVQALLADVRGFMVSYYDGESWSETWDSSEMAEDDEETALLPQAVRVQLILAKPSDEAAVDVNLKQQPLEQIEFLVPITMQSITQPEEDEETAETASSDGENNNPNSENNNDGQSGGTQR; encoded by the coding sequence ATGAAGAGAGTTAAGCGGAACATACCCGGCGAAAGAGGGTTCACCCTGATCGAGTTGCTGTCGGCGACGGCGATCTCGGCGATCTTAATCATTTCGCTGAATACCGTTCTCTATAACGCATTCAACATGCGCGACCGCTCCTATGAATCCGTCTCCCGCACCAGCGCGCAACAATACGCCGTCAGCGTGATGAAGCGCGACCTCAAACAGATGCTCCCGCCCAGCGAAGCCCTCGAAAGCGAGATCATCGGCGAAGACATTGGCGGGCGCGACATGCCTATTTCTCAATTGGAGTTCTATACAACCTCCGGCGCGTTCGACTCGTCTCAACCTTGGAGCGACGTCCAACGGGTGGAATACACTCTCAAAGAAATCCCCGCGATGTACGAAAGCGGAGTCGGCCCAGAAGACAGTTTGTACCTAGTCCGCTCGATTGAACAAAACGTGCTCGCGCAAACCGATGACGAGCCTCCCGTCCAGGCGTTGCTGGCTGACGTGCGCGGCTTCATGGTCTCATATTACGACGGCGAATCGTGGAGCGAAACGTGGGACAGCAGCGAAATGGCGGAAGACGACGAGGAAACGGCGTTGTTGCCGCAAGCGGTCCGCGTACAACTAATACTTGCAAAACCAAGCGATGAAGCTGCGGTCGATGTCAATCTAAAACAACAGCCGCTCGAACAAATTGAGTTCCTCGTCCCGATCACCATGCAATCCATCACTCAGCCCGAAGAGGACGAAGAGACCGCAGAGACTGCATCCAGCGACGGAGAAAACAACAACCCCAACAGCGAAAATAACAACGACGGGCAAAGCGGAGGAACGCAACGATGA
- a CDS encoding type II secretion system protein GspK — protein sequence MKRSSISHRIKRNHNAQSGAVLIIVLWIAAGLVTVALLFGQSMMFEYRISENSKAGAQAEFAVESAARYATHILENLETSGSVPDEDEYYPEAVQIGESLLWMIGRNHQDSTDSIPEFGLIDEGSKLNINTATVEMLEALPGMTEQFAAAIIDWRDEDDEVTENGAEADAYAMLNPSYQCKNAPFETVFELRMVYQADDDVLFGEDANLNGLLDPNESDGDISLPSDNRDGALDAGLFEYVTVYSRVPNTNSEGEARVNINGDDDQALTTLFTETFGSERGGQITTSQGQGQDDFTSLLQFYMVSGLSEEEFAQIETEISISDDEYQPGLINVNTASAIVLACVPGIDESQAQEIASQQADHLEDNSVAWVKDILGDENTIQAGPYLTGQSYQFTVDAAAVGRHGRGFRRTRFVIDLSEGEAKIVYRRDLSGMGWALGERLRRDLMQWKESAL from the coding sequence ATGAAGCGCTCCTCGATTTCTCATCGCATAAAACGTAATCACAACGCGCAATCGGGCGCGGTATTAATTATCGTATTATGGATCGCAGCCGGGCTGGTGACTGTCGCCTTGCTGTTTGGTCAGTCAATGATGTTTGAGTATCGCATTTCAGAAAATTCCAAAGCGGGCGCCCAGGCCGAATTCGCCGTCGAAAGCGCGGCGCGATACGCGACCCATATTTTAGAGAACCTTGAAACAAGCGGCTCGGTTCCTGATGAAGACGAATATTACCCCGAGGCGGTACAGATCGGCGAATCCCTGTTGTGGATGATCGGGCGCAACCATCAGGATTCGACCGATAGCATTCCTGAATTTGGATTGATTGACGAAGGCTCCAAGTTAAACATCAACACCGCGACGGTGGAAATGTTAGAGGCCCTCCCGGGCATGACCGAACAATTCGCCGCCGCCATCATCGACTGGCGCGACGAAGACGACGAGGTCACGGAGAACGGCGCCGAGGCCGATGCGTATGCGATGTTGAATCCATCCTACCAATGCAAAAACGCCCCGTTTGAAACGGTGTTTGAATTACGCATGGTCTATCAGGCCGACGACGATGTATTGTTTGGCGAAGACGCCAACCTGAATGGCTTACTCGACCCCAACGAAAGCGACGGCGATATTTCTCTGCCCAGCGACAACCGCGACGGCGCGCTCGACGCAGGCCTGTTTGAATACGTCACCGTCTACAGCCGCGTTCCCAACACCAATAGCGAAGGCGAAGCGCGGGTCAACATTAACGGCGACGACGACCAAGCCTTGACCACGCTGTTCACTGAAACCTTCGGCTCTGAACGGGGCGGTCAAATCACGACGTCGCAAGGTCAGGGACAAGACGACTTTACCAGCCTGTTGCAGTTCTACATGGTCAGCGGTCTCAGCGAAGAAGAGTTCGCACAAATCGAAACGGAAATCTCCATCAGCGACGACGAATATCAACCGGGCCTCATCAACGTCAACACCGCCAGCGCAATCGTCTTGGCGTGCGTCCCCGGCATTGATGAATCCCAGGCGCAAGAAATCGCCTCGCAACAAGCAGACCATCTCGAAGACAATTCCGTCGCCTGGGTCAAAGATATTTTAGGCGACGAAAACACCATCCAAGCCGGGCCGTATCTGACCGGGCAATCGTATCAGTTCACCGTTGACGCGGCGGCGGTGGGGCGTCATGGCCGGGGGTTCCGGCGTACGCGCTTCGTCATCGACCTCAGCGAGGGAGAAGCAAAAATCGTCTATCGCCGCGACTTGAGCGGAATGGGTTGGGCGCTGGGCGAACGCCTGCGCCGCGATCTCATGCAATGGAAGGAGTCAGCGCTGTGA
- a CDS encoding type II secretion system F family protein translates to MSQYRYRVLQSDGSLSEGLIEAQGKNDAFSQLEARGWNPIQIEEERNGKQKTAGLFDGLQFSQRVSYSELENFTRLLSNLLAAGIPLSRALVLLYKETGNPVASARWKELHDLVVDGNSLADSMAQFPDTFPRVYVAMVQAGETGGFLDLVLHQIAEFQSREKDLRSKVMSALIYPAVLLTLAIAVVIFLMVFFIPRFQKLFSGFGADLPMLTQVIVSASDIIRNYGVFVAIAVGVAYYFARAWLATDQGKRIKETALLNLPVIGPLNAKFAMARFCRMLGTLLGAGVPLINSLNVARKSIQNQILSDAVSESIESVKKGDQLATSFADCKQLFPGTVLEMIKVAEETGRLDQELLRLSNTTESDLERNLRTAVSLCEPLMLFIIAGFIGTIFVGMVIPIFTIQDYIK, encoded by the coding sequence ATGTCACAATACCGATACCGCGTACTACAAAGCGATGGCTCGCTCTCAGAAGGGCTGATTGAAGCCCAAGGAAAAAACGACGCCTTCAGCCAACTAGAAGCGCGCGGTTGGAACCCCATTCAAATCGAAGAAGAACGCAACGGCAAGCAAAAAACCGCAGGACTGTTTGACGGCCTGCAATTCAGCCAGCGCGTTTCCTACAGCGAGTTAGAAAATTTCACCCGCCTCTTGTCAAACCTGCTGGCGGCGGGCATCCCGCTGAGCCGCGCTTTGGTGTTGTTATACAAAGAAACAGGCAACCCGGTCGCGTCCGCGCGTTGGAAGGAACTGCATGACCTGGTGGTCGACGGCAACTCGCTGGCCGACTCAATGGCGCAGTTCCCCGACACATTTCCACGCGTGTATGTCGCGATGGTGCAAGCGGGCGAGACGGGCGGCTTCTTAGATTTGGTGTTGCATCAGATCGCCGAATTCCAATCGCGTGAAAAAGATTTGCGCTCAAAGGTAATGTCCGCATTGATTTATCCGGCTGTCTTGCTGACCTTGGCGATTGCGGTAGTCATTTTCCTGATGGTCTTTTTCATCCCACGTTTTCAAAAATTATTCTCCGGCTTCGGCGCCGATTTACCTATGCTGACCCAAGTCATCGTCTCTGCCAGCGACATCATTCGCAACTACGGCGTATTCGTCGCCATCGCCGTAGGGGTCGCCTATTACTTTGCCCGCGCGTGGCTGGCGACTGACCAGGGCAAGCGCATCAAAGAAACCGCGCTGCTCAACCTGCCGGTCATCGGCCCGCTGAACGCAAAATTCGCGATGGCGCGCTTCTGCCGCATGTTGGGGACGCTGCTCGGCGCGGGCGTTCCGCTCATTAACAGCCTCAACGTCGCGCGAAAATCCATTCAGAACCAGATTTTATCCGACGCGGTGTCGGAATCGATTGAAAGCGTAAAAAAAGGCGACCAACTCGCGACCAGTTTCGCCGACTGCAAGCAGTTGTTCCCCGGGACGGTGCTTGAAATGATTAAAGTCGCTGAAGAAACCGGGCGGCTCGATCAAGAGTTGCTGCGTCTTTCTAACACGACCGAAAGCGACTTGGAGCGCAACTTGCGCACGGCGGTGTCGTTGTGCGAACCGCTGATGTTATTCATTATTGCGGGATTCATCGGGACGATTTTCGTCGGGATGGTGATCCCGATTTTTACCATACAAGACTACATCAAATGA
- the gspG gene encoding type II secretion system major pseudopilin GspG codes for MNTKTKQKQRRRAQSGFTLVEMLLVLVILATLAAIVVPKFAGRSEQAKVTAALTQIKNLEMALAAFEVDNGFYPKGSGGLEDLVEPPNNANDWRGPYIDDVPIDPWGNEYAYTYPGKHNTRGFDILSMGPDGRSGGDDDINNWTKKK; via the coding sequence ATGAACACAAAAACGAAACAGAAACAACGACGCCGCGCCCAAAGCGGCTTTACCCTGGTGGAGATGTTGTTGGTGCTGGTGATTCTGGCGACCTTGGCGGCCATCGTCGTGCCCAAATTCGCCGGGCGATCCGAACAAGCCAAAGTCACCGCCGCCCTGACTCAGATCAAAAATCTCGAAATGGCGCTGGCCGCGTTTGAGGTCGACAACGGCTTTTATCCCAAAGGCAGCGGCGGGCTTGAAGACCTGGTCGAACCGCCCAACAACGCCAACGACTGGCGCGGGCCGTATATCGACGACGTGCCCATCGACCCGTGGGGCAACGAATATGCGTATACCTATCCCGGCAAACATAACACGCGCGGGTTCGACATCCTTTCGATGGGGCCGGACGGACGCAGCGGCGGCGATGATGACATTAACAATTGGACGAAAAAGAAATAA